Below is a genomic region from Bacillus cereus group sp. RP43.
CATGAGTACATATCTTGGATTGGTAGGCAGAATATGGAGCATTCAAAGGTGTTTTTTAAAGAGAAGCTAAAAGGTTTTGTGGAACCGAGTTACCTATGCGGAAGTCATTATCAGCATAGACAGGTTACACAGGATCGACATAAAGATATCATCATTTCAGGTGAAAAGAGAAAAGCATTGGAGGAACTAGCCCGTAAGCAGGATGTAACTCTTTTTTCAATCTTGCAGGGTTTATGGGCAATTTTAATAAACAGTTACACAGATCAAGAGGATGTGGTTCTTGGAAGTGTAATGTCTGGCAGACAGCCGGAAATAAGAGGAGCAGAAAGTATTGTGGGTCCGTTCATTAATACCTTACCAATTCGAGTTAGAATGAAATCCAGCAATACTCTGTTGTCGGTAATTAAAGATGTCCAAAAGGAACAATCGGAATTGTCTCAATTTCAGTATACTCCATTGTATGAAGTACAAAAGGTAAGCGAATTAGATTCAAATAAACCACTCTTTGACAGTATTATTGTTTTTGAGAATTACCCATTTGATTTTAATATGTTCAAAGAAGGAAATATTGGATTTTCTATTAGTGATTTTCAAGTTGAAGAAAAGTCGAATTTCCCTTTAAGTCTAGCCATTATTCCTTTTGAAGATGCTCTTGTTTTACGATTGCATTTTGATTCTTCAGTTATCACAGTAACAGAAATAGAAAAAATGCTGGACAGGATGGCGATATTTGTGGAGGCGGCTCTGCAGAACATCCACCAAACTTTGGATTCCCTAAACCTATTAAATGAAAGGGAGCAAAAGGATGTTGAAGCCTGGGGAAATGGTAAGGTGCCTTCTCTAGTCACTTCGGCGGGCACTTTACACGGCAAGTTTGAACAACAGGTTCAATTATGTGAAGAGAAGGTAGCGGTCCGAAACGAAACGGTAACCTATACATATAAAGAGCTTGATGAACAGGCAAACCAATTAGCCAGTCATTTGCAACTGTTAGGTCTGAAACGAAAACAGAGTGTTGCTGTTATGATGGAAAAATCTCCAAATTTCATCATAGCGATGCTAGGGATTCTAAAAGCAGGGGGAGTTTACGTTCCGCTCGACACACATATGCCAGAAGAACGTATACAATACATTCTTAATGATTCAGAGGTTCAGTTTATTATAGTGGATGAAAATATACCAGAAATCCCCTTTGGAGATGTGGACATAGTTAATATTGATGCTATTCCTGATGGGAAAATGCACTCTAGTCTTGTTATCTCTCCTGAACAGCCAGCATATATCATGTATACATCGGGATCTACCGGCTTGCCAAAAGGGGTAGCGGTTTCTCATAAAGCAGCTTTTCTACATTATGTGTCCTTTATGGAGAAATTCCATCTTAGCGAAACTGACCGAGTCTTACAGTTCGGGACTATAACATTTGATCCGTCTCTTGAACAAATATTCCCGACACTATTTAGTGGTGGAGAAGTGTTTGTAAGGGGAGGAGGCCTATGGGATTCGGAGGAATTTGTTGAAAATATCAATAACTATGGAATTACGATTGCTAATCTTCCCACTCCGTATTGGAATGAGATCGTCAATCATTACAGTGTTGTTGGACAGCCTATTATAATGAATAGCTTGAGAATACTTGCGGTAGGAGGAGATAAGCTTTCTACTGTTCATGCGAATAAATGGAATGACGTACATAAAGGGAAAACGAGTTTATATAACTTTTACGGACCTACCGAAATTGTGACGACTTGTACCCATTACCTAGTCCAAAATCAGCTGCATGATACAACGTCTGTTTCCATTGGATACCCTTTTTCAAATAGAAGGCTTTATATTTTAGATTCAATGGATAGACCTGTGCCCCCTGGAGGAAAAGGTGAATTGCATATCGGCGGACCCATACTTGCAAGAGGATATATTAATAAACCGGGTCCAACGGCAGAAAAATTTGTTCCAGATCCATTCAGCAGTGAACCTGGAGCAAGAATGTACAGAACAGGAGATATTGTCCGTTATTCCCCTGACGGTGACATTCAATTCCTTGGTAGAAATGATGATCAATTTAAAATACGCGGGTTCCGTGTGGAGACTGGGGAAATCGAAAAGGCATTATTGTCACTTCCTGAAGTAAATCAGGCATTGGTTATGGTAGATTCTACTTCTGAAACTAAAGTTTTAATTGCTTATATTACAGTTATAGGTGAAACATCATCAAAAGAAATAAAAGTTGCACTTGAGAGCAAGTTACCTAATTATATGATTCCAAAATTTATTCACGTTATGGAAGAACTGCCTCTGATGACGAATGGAAAAGTTGATAGAAAGGCATTACCTAGATTTGAAAGTTTTGAAAATGCAGATTTTTATCACCCTCCTATTAATGACACGCAAAAGAAGCTAGTCACAATATGGGAACAGGTACTGCAAGTAGAAAAGTTGGGGATACAGGATAATTACTTTGAATTGGGTGGGGATTCAATCCTGGCTTTACAGATTATAGCAAAATCCCAAGAGGTTTCCATTGATATAACTACAAGAGATTTATTTGAACATCAAACAATTAAAAAGATTGATGACTTCCTCTCACACAAAACATCTCAGTCAACAGTAGACTTACTAGAAGAAAATGATGAAGAATCCTTGATATGGGATATAGTCCCATTCACACCTATACAACAATGGTTTTTTGAGAAAGAGTTTAATAACCCACATCATTGGAACCAATCCATCCTGTTAAAGGTAAAAGAAGACTTGGATATTAGTTCGTTGGATAAATCTATAGAAGCAATAACTAAGTATCACGAAGTCTTTAATATTTCTTTCGTTCATGAGGAAGGAAAGTGGGGACAAACGGAAGAACTGGAAAACCGGTACGTATTAGATGTGATGGAATTTGATAACCAATCGAGTCACGATCAGGAGCGTAAGAGGCAAGTTATTCTACAGGCACAAAAATCATTGGACATTGAATGTGGCCCTTTACTAAAGGTTGTATACTTCAGAAACAAAAAAAATGGGGAGAACCAGCTGTTTTTAACCATTCATCATCTAATTGTAGACGGTGTGTCCTGGCGAATCCTGTTAGAAGATTTACAAATAGCATATAACCGAATTCAAGAAAGAAAGCCGTTGAAATTTCTACCGCAAACTACTTTGTATAAAGAATGGTCCTTTGCTCTACAACATTATGCAAAAGGGGAAGAAATACTTAAAAACCTTCCTTACTGGAAGAGAATCAGTAAAGTAGAAATGAGAATACCAGTTGACGGGGAAAAAAATGAAGCTGTTAACACTGAAAGTTCTCTGAAAAAGAAGACTGCTAGATTCTCAAAAAAAGAGACTGAATTTTTGCTTACTAAGGTGAACCGAACTCTCAATGCTAAAATTCAGGAAGTCCTCATCTCCTCATTAATGATTGCTATGAAGAGATGGACCCATGGCCAAAACATCAAAATTGATATAGAGGGTCATGGTAGGGAGGCTATTAGAAGGGGAATCAATTTAAGCAGAACAGTGGGGTGGTTTACAACCTTATTTCCTTTCTCAGTTAAGCTTCAAGAACGCTCTTCGCTGTTAGAGGATGTAAATGAAATCATTAGGGCCATGCAATCCATTCCTGATAACGGAATAGAGTTTGGAGTTCTTAAGTATTTAAGAGGCGTTGCATTTGAAGAGCATCCTTCGGAGGTTAGTTTTAATTATCTAGGTCAAATAAACACAACTTTTGAAAATTCCATTTTTGAGATAGCAGATGAGAGCGTTGAGCCAATTAGAGATGCAGCTGCTCCACGGGCTTACCTTCTAGATGTAGAAGGAGCCGTTTACAACGGTGAGCTTTCTTTAGATTGGATGTACAGTTCTCACCTTCATAAAGATGAAACTATAGAACTGCTGGTATCAGAGTTTTGTAGCATTGTGAGGGAAATCATTAAGCTAGGGATGGATTTCGAAGGGAAACCATATTTACCTAAGAATTTTAATAAAGTTAATTTGAACGAAACCGAATGGAAATTGATTAACCAACATACTGCTACCATCGAAGACATGTATCCTCTTTCTCCAGTACAGGAAGGAATCTTGTTCCATACTCTAATGCATCCTGAAACAGGAATATATATGGAACAGATGGCCATTGGAATAAAAGGAGAGTTTTCCATTGAGGCTTTTTGTCAAGCTTGGCAGCATATGCTGGACAGAAATAGTATCTTGAGAGCTAATTTTTTATGGGAGGGTTTTACAAAGCCAATCCATATTATCCACCAATCCAGAAAAGTAAATGTAAATGTTTTGGACTGGACCGATAGAGGTTATGATTTTGATGATCTTAGACAAAATCTAGAAAGAATAAATGAATCTCAACGTTTAACCGGATTTGATTTGGAACATGATTCTCTCATACGGTTGACACTTGTGAAAATAGAAAAAAACACGTATCACTTTATTTGGACTTACCATCATCTGCTTCTAGATGGATGGTCTATGCCGATGGTATTGATGCAATTGTCCGAAGCCTATGCA
It encodes:
- a CDS encoding amino acid adenylation domain-containing protein gives rise to the protein MDIKNIENIYECSPLQKGMLFHAIHQPDTSLYIEQIKFKLSESLDVHCFQEAWERTINRHSALRTTFHWKESEKLLQVVHKKMGIVWKNEEWNQHAEHSGLTIDQYAEKLQKEGFDVSKESPMKFHLIHRNNGYQFIWTFHHLLMDGWSMPLVLRDVILCYQSLKRNELPVLLEAPQFHEYISWIGRQNMEHSKVFFKEKLKGFVEPSYLCGSHYQHRQVTQDRHKDIIISGEKRKALEELARKQDVTLFSILQGLWAILINSYTDQEDVVLGSVMSGRQPEIRGAESIVGPFINTLPIRVRMKSSNTLLSVIKDVQKEQSELSQFQYTPLYEVQKVSELDSNKPLFDSIIVFENYPFDFNMFKEGNIGFSISDFQVEEKSNFPLSLAIIPFEDALVLRLHFDSSVITVTEIEKMLDRMAIFVEAALQNIHQTLDSLNLLNEREQKDVEAWGNGKVPSLVTSAGTLHGKFEQQVQLCEEKVAVRNETVTYTYKELDEQANQLASHLQLLGLKRKQSVAVMMEKSPNFIIAMLGILKAGGVYVPLDTHMPEERIQYILNDSEVQFIIVDENIPEIPFGDVDIVNIDAIPDGKMHSSLVISPEQPAYIMYTSGSTGLPKGVAVSHKAAFLHYVSFMEKFHLSETDRVLQFGTITFDPSLEQIFPTLFSGGEVFVRGGGLWDSEEFVENINNYGITIANLPTPYWNEIVNHYSVVGQPIIMNSLRILAVGGDKLSTVHANKWNDVHKGKTSLYNFYGPTEIVTTCTHYLVQNQLHDTTSVSIGYPFSNRRLYILDSMDRPVPPGGKGELHIGGPILARGYINKPGPTAEKFVPDPFSSEPGARMYRTGDIVRYSPDGDIQFLGRNDDQFKIRGFRVETGEIEKALLSLPEVNQALVMVDSTSETKVLIAYITVIGETSSKEIKVALESKLPNYMIPKFIHVMEELPLMTNGKVDRKALPRFESFENADFYHPPINDTQKKLVTIWEQVLQVEKLGIQDNYFELGGDSILALQIIAKSQEVSIDITTRDLFEHQTIKKIDDFLSHKTSQSTVDLLEENDEESLIWDIVPFTPIQQWFFEKEFNNPHHWNQSILLKVKEDLDISSLDKSIEAITKYHEVFNISFVHEEGKWGQTEELENRYVLDVMEFDNQSSHDQERKRQVILQAQKSLDIECGPLLKVVYFRNKKNGENQLFLTIHHLIVDGVSWRILLEDLQIAYNRIQERKPLKFLPQTTLYKEWSFALQHYAKGEEILKNLPYWKRISKVEMRIPVDGEKNEAVNTESSLKKKTARFSKKETEFLLTKVNRTLNAKIQEVLISSLMIAMKRWTHGQNIKIDIEGHGREAIRRGINLSRTVGWFTTLFPFSVKLQERSSLLEDVNEIIRAMQSIPDNGIEFGVLKYLRGVAFEEHPSEVSFNYLGQINTTFENSIFEIADESVEPIRDAAAPRAYLLDVEGAVYNGELSLDWMYSSHLHKDETIELLVSEFCSIVREIIKLGMDFEGKPYLPKNFNKVNLNETEWKLINQHTATIEDMYPLSPVQEGILFHTLMHPETGIYMEQMAIGIKGEFSIEAFCQAWQHMLDRNSILRANFLWEGFTKPIHIIHQSRKVNVNVLDWTDRGYDFDDLRQNLERINESQRLTGFDLEHDSLIRLTLVKIEKNTYHFIWTYHHLLLDGWSMPMVLMQLSEAYAKITKGEKLDVTITRSFGEYIDWQTNQDFSKDRDFWIESLEGYQDRAMLTMDSGRISDREQSHLEIKRKLPKVLTEKLKVVAAEKKTTLNTMVQTAWAIFLNFVSEKEKVIFGSVFSGRSAPVEGIEEMIGMFINTLPMSLKVSSDKKLRELLLEMHSFQLRVSAIESTPLTEIKEWIGYKSKESLFDTCLIFANFPNLISPEGNQAFFEKATIFDVDVTEQTNFPLTLSIAPGERLSLDINYSCVAFSSETIECYLHLLENILTEMTVSHEQSVKEIHQKLQRVLIKHNQEMFNRQKEINRNQLNGRIRKSVNVPN